A window of Pedococcus aerophilus contains these coding sequences:
- a CDS encoding MauE/DoxX family redox-associated membrane protein, which yields MWDALAGPFLAVAGLLVVAGLPKVVDPLPLVRALRSAGFPLRPALGSALVRAFAVAEVAIGTWAIIAPGRLNAALVAAAYLVFTLFVARVLTRGGVLGSCGCFGKPDTPATRTHLGLTAVAALVAAALATDPPSAVWSAAGSVATSGGPTGPALVTTVGLAVLIAGLAWMVMAVLPTTTAAAVRSANPTRTKG from the coding sequence ATGTGGGACGCACTGGCCGGACCGTTCCTCGCCGTGGCGGGGCTGCTCGTGGTGGCCGGCCTGCCCAAGGTGGTCGACCCGCTGCCCCTCGTCCGCGCCCTGCGCTCGGCCGGGTTCCCGCTGCGTCCGGCCCTCGGGTCGGCCCTCGTGCGCGCCTTCGCCGTCGCCGAGGTCGCCATCGGGACCTGGGCGATCATCGCCCCCGGCCGCCTGAACGCGGCCCTGGTCGCCGCGGCATACCTCGTCTTCACCCTGTTCGTCGCGCGCGTGCTGACGCGCGGCGGGGTGCTGGGGTCGTGCGGCTGCTTCGGCAAGCCCGACACCCCGGCCACCCGCACCCACCTCGGCCTCACCGCGGTGGCGGCGCTCGTCGCCGCCGCCCTCGCCACGGACCCGCCCTCCGCGGTCTGGTCGGCCGCCGGTTCTGTCGCGACATCCGGCGGTCCCACGGGCCCCGCCCTCGTCACCACCGTGGGCCTCGCCGTCCTCATCGCCGGTCTGGCCTGGATGGTCATGGCCGTCCTGCCGACGACCACCGCCGCCGCCGTCCGCAGCGCCAACCCGACCCGCACGAAGGGCTGA
- the selB gene encoding selenocysteine-specific translation elongation factor: MAVVATAGHVDHGKSTLVRLLTGTEPDRWAQERERGLTIDLGYAWTDLDGVHLSLVDVPGHERFAANMLAGLGPVAGVMFVVAADAGWARQSEEHARAIAALGLGEVLLVVTRSDLVDGAAAADVARDAEAHLAELGEPPRETVLVSGRTGAGVDDLRRALRRLAVAVGTPAPTVPVRLWIDRAFTVRGAGTVVTGTLGAGTMRLEDELVLRGAAVRVRGLHTSDAPVAEVVGPARVAVNLRGVDLDEVARGDVLLDPRLPDAAAVVDVTTHAPWLVVGPRTPLPRQLVLHLGTAAVGVHVHELSDGRVRLRAKRPLHIAVGDRGVLRDPGLHEVRAGVEVVAVDPPRRHGPRRAVTGGGSARTRPSADARPAGAAAAGDAEKSLAPLLGHLATVPLTPPTRAQLEEWGVTPHLLAGAERAGQVTRVGGLVLEGDALARAADAAAGLVQPFGPRELAVALDTSRRVVIALLERLDTTMVTRRLPDGTRVLREDGGPHTRRGRP; the protein is encoded by the coding sequence ATGGCGGTCGTCGCCACCGCCGGCCACGTGGACCACGGCAAGTCCACCCTCGTCCGGCTGCTCACCGGCACCGAGCCGGACCGGTGGGCGCAGGAGCGCGAGCGTGGGCTGACGATCGACCTCGGGTATGCGTGGACCGATCTCGACGGGGTGCACCTGTCCCTCGTCGACGTGCCCGGACACGAGCGGTTCGCGGCCAACATGCTGGCCGGGCTGGGGCCGGTGGCAGGGGTGATGTTCGTCGTTGCGGCTGACGCCGGCTGGGCGCGGCAGTCCGAGGAGCATGCGCGAGCCATCGCCGCCCTGGGGCTCGGCGAGGTCCTGCTCGTCGTCACCCGGAGCGACCTCGTCGACGGTGCCGCCGCAGCCGATGTCGCCCGTGATGCCGAGGCGCACCTGGCGGAGCTGGGCGAGCCTCCTCGGGAGACCGTCCTCGTCTCGGGGCGGACCGGCGCCGGGGTGGACGACCTGCGCCGGGCCCTGCGTCGGCTGGCGGTCGCGGTCGGCACCCCAGCCCCGACGGTGCCGGTGCGACTGTGGATCGACCGGGCTTTCACGGTCCGTGGCGCCGGCACCGTCGTCACGGGCACGTTGGGCGCGGGGACGATGCGCCTCGAGGACGAGCTGGTGCTGCGGGGTGCCGCTGTCCGGGTCCGCGGTCTGCACACCAGCGACGCCCCGGTCGCCGAGGTGGTCGGCCCGGCCCGGGTCGCCGTGAACCTGCGAGGAGTCGACCTCGACGAGGTGGCCCGCGGCGACGTCCTGCTCGATCCTCGGCTGCCGGACGCCGCGGCCGTGGTCGACGTGACCACCCACGCGCCCTGGCTGGTCGTCGGCCCGCGTACGCCGTTGCCGCGACAGCTGGTGCTGCACCTCGGTACCGCGGCGGTCGGGGTGCACGTCCACGAGCTGTCCGACGGTCGGGTCCGGCTCCGCGCGAAGCGCCCGCTCCACATCGCCGTCGGGGACCGCGGGGTGCTGCGTGACCCCGGGCTGCACGAGGTGCGCGCCGGCGTCGAGGTGGTCGCGGTCGATCCACCCCGCAGGCACGGGCCGCGTCGTGCGGTTACAGGAGGAGGGTCAGCGCGAACCCGGCCCTCGGCGGATGCGCGCCCAGCCGGTGCGGCTGCGGCGGGAGATGCCGAGAAGTCCTTGGCGCCGCTGCTCGGGCACCTTGCCACAGTGCCGCTGACCCCACCCACCCGCGCGCAGCTCGAGGAGTGGGGCGTCACGCCGCACCTGCTCGCAGGCGCTGAGCGAGCTGGTCAGGTCACCCGAGTCGGTGGCCTCGTCCTCGAAGGTGACGCGCTCGCCCGCGCAGCGGACGCAGCCGCGGGGCTGGTCCAGCCGTTCGGCCCACGCGAATTGGCCGTCGCCCTCGACACGTCACGGCGCGTCGTCATCGCACTGCTCGAGCGACTCGACACGACCATGGTCACCCGCCGGCTGCCCGACGGCACCCGGGTGCTGCGGGAGGACGGCGGTCCCCACACACGCAGGGGTCGTCCCTAG
- a CDS encoding DUF262 domain-containing protein: protein MVSTNAATHITLTVGQLVNATQENPPGSSSIRIEIPRFQRSLVWSDEQRSNLIESIHRGYPIGSLLLYKRANPKGDEELFQVVDGLQRTSTLVAYAKKPLVFAPITLFPSDVIESVSSTLHTDESHVQRVVADWMKATAELTSVAGFTSKRLATRLLAQFEKDDDSELQDQIEELLDHGLDALRSEVDITGVPVAVVTYTGDESDLPDIFERINQRGTKLNKYEVFAATWLNSETNINSSEIRAAINSKYNSLLSEGYSINGLERDKTIQDFNLFEYLFGFGKVLVKSHPLLFREPANPDPTTTEPAAFSLSCVVRGQQLSEMKRLHKFMPKDADDLIDPAKMEAALLKAAAAVQSWLRPFTGLKLNSQSSSVDLAHGELQIVSMIARAAVGRWDTRGDWSELPDWEKDWDDLKTALRQHYLMDLLEETWRGPIYSTVFNRVWDSIEESSEIAGPSPHYARSIAHATWDNALNAWFDKQVAREQRTRQYVRALDRVFLRYVYTGTVTHLDDEDVTFELEHLFPVSRLKDEIPADSPGWPISCVANLALFTKALNREKTSQTISEYLKENTLSEAEKKRLDKYLLCEVDAVDIRSSGLSRDEYVEFLRTRWATMKNDLYANLGVSVEP, encoded by the coding sequence ATGGTTTCTACGAACGCGGCGACGCACATCACGCTGACGGTGGGCCAGTTGGTCAACGCCACTCAGGAGAACCCGCCGGGGTCAAGCAGCATCCGCATCGAGATCCCTCGGTTCCAGCGGTCGCTCGTGTGGAGCGACGAGCAGCGCAGCAATCTCATCGAGTCGATCCATCGCGGGTATCCCATTGGATCGCTCCTGCTCTACAAGCGTGCGAATCCGAAAGGAGATGAGGAGCTCTTCCAAGTCGTGGATGGTCTGCAGCGAACGAGCACCCTCGTCGCCTATGCCAAGAAGCCTCTGGTGTTCGCTCCCATCACGCTCTTCCCGAGCGACGTAATCGAGTCAGTCTCAAGCACATTGCACACTGACGAGTCGCACGTTCAGCGAGTTGTTGCCGACTGGATGAAGGCGACCGCGGAACTCACAAGCGTCGCTGGCTTCACCTCGAAGCGGCTCGCGACGCGCCTGCTCGCGCAATTTGAGAAGGATGATGACTCCGAGCTTCAGGATCAGATCGAGGAACTTCTCGACCATGGTCTCGACGCCCTGCGCTCCGAAGTAGACATCACTGGCGTCCCAGTCGCCGTCGTCACGTATACCGGCGATGAGTCCGACCTGCCCGACATCTTCGAGCGCATCAATCAGCGTGGCACAAAGTTGAACAAGTACGAGGTCTTCGCTGCAACTTGGCTGAACAGTGAGACGAATATCAACTCGTCCGAGATTCGCGCGGCGATTAACAGCAAGTACAACTCGCTCTTGAGCGAGGGCTACTCGATCAACGGTCTCGAGCGTGACAAGACCATCCAGGACTTCAACTTGTTCGAGTACCTCTTCGGGTTCGGCAAGGTCCTGGTGAAGTCACATCCGCTGCTCTTCAGGGAACCCGCCAATCCCGACCCAACCACGACTGAACCTGCGGCCTTCTCCCTAAGCTGTGTTGTGCGCGGTCAGCAGCTCAGCGAGATGAAACGGCTTCACAAGTTCATGCCGAAGGACGCCGATGACCTCATCGACCCGGCCAAGATGGAAGCGGCGCTACTCAAGGCAGCGGCAGCCGTGCAGTCCTGGCTTCGACCCTTCACTGGGCTCAAGCTGAACAGTCAGAGCTCGTCGGTGGATCTAGCGCACGGAGAACTTCAGATTGTGTCGATGATCGCGCGTGCCGCAGTTGGGCGATGGGACACCCGAGGTGACTGGTCCGAACTGCCAGACTGGGAGAAGGACTGGGACGACCTCAAGACCGCCCTGCGTCAGCACTACCTCATGGACTTGCTTGAGGAGACCTGGCGCGGGCCGATCTACAGCACCGTGTTCAACCGCGTCTGGGACTCCATCGAGGAGTCGTCCGAGATCGCTGGCCCTTCACCGCACTACGCGCGCTCGATCGCCCACGCAACGTGGGATAACGCACTCAACGCCTGGTTCGACAAGCAGGTCGCTCGCGAGCAGCGCACGCGGCAGTACGTCCGGGCGCTGGATCGGGTGTTCCTTCGGTACGTGTACACGGGCACTGTGACGCACCTGGACGATGAGGACGTCACATTCGAGCTCGAGCACCTCTTCCCGGTGTCCCGCCTGAAGGACGAGATCCCGGCGGACTCTCCTGGATGGCCGATCAGTTGCGTGGCGAACCTAGCGCTCTTCACCAAGGCACTGAACCGCGAGAAGACGAGCCAGACTATCTCGGAGTACCTGAAGGAGAACACGCTCTCCGAAGCCGAGAAGAAGAGGCTGGACAAATACCTGTTATGCGAGGTGGACGCGGTTGACATTCGATCCTCAGGTCTCTCTCGTGACGAGTACGTCGAGTTCCTTCGCACTCGCTGGGCGACCATGAAGAACGACCTCTACGCGAACCTCGGGGTTAGCGTCGAGCCCTAG
- the selA gene encoding L-seryl-tRNA(Sec) selenium transferase: MPQPHPGDVRRLVPRTDAVLADPAVAQAISRLGRDRVRAAVHVAQEQVRDGDLRPDEVVRSVLVSLPTRATTLTPVLNATGVVVHTNLGRAPLSTAAVEAIAAAAGAVDVELDLATGARSTRGRGTLAALLEAVPEAGAALVVNNGAAALVLATTALAAGREVVVSRGQMVEIGDGFRLPDLIESTGARLREVGTTNRTTLADYEGAVGPDTGCILIVHPSNFRVEGFTASVPVRELAALGVPVVHDTGSGLLRPHPLLPDEPDAATSLADGAAVVTCSGDKLLGGPQSGLVLGRAEVVEHLRRHPLARAVRADKTTLAGLEATLRGPRTPVREALEADPVELRARSERLADAIRHGVVEHGAGHVVEVVPADGVVGGGGAPGRPLPGWAVTLPEAYAAALRGLARPLLARLDHGRCLVDLRCIAADRDDDVAEAIDLAGAQLAAAQPTA, encoded by the coding sequence ATGCCGCAGCCGCACCCGGGCGACGTGCGTCGCCTCGTGCCACGCACCGATGCCGTTCTCGCGGATCCCGCTGTGGCGCAGGCCATCTCACGGCTCGGTCGTGACCGTGTCCGGGCCGCCGTGCACGTCGCCCAGGAGCAGGTGCGCGACGGTGACCTGCGCCCCGACGAGGTGGTCAGGTCGGTCCTGGTCTCCCTGCCGACCCGGGCGACCACCCTCACCCCGGTGCTCAACGCCACCGGGGTCGTCGTCCACACCAACCTCGGCCGGGCGCCGCTGTCCACCGCCGCCGTCGAGGCCATCGCCGCCGCCGCAGGCGCCGTCGACGTCGAGCTCGACCTGGCCACCGGGGCCCGCTCCACGAGGGGCCGGGGCACCCTGGCCGCGCTGCTCGAGGCCGTGCCCGAGGCAGGGGCCGCCCTGGTCGTCAACAACGGTGCAGCGGCGCTCGTCCTGGCGACCACGGCGCTCGCGGCCGGGCGTGAGGTCGTCGTCAGCCGGGGGCAGATGGTCGAGATCGGCGACGGGTTCCGGCTGCCCGACCTCATCGAGAGCACCGGCGCCAGGCTGCGCGAGGTCGGCACGACCAACCGCACGACCCTGGCCGACTACGAGGGCGCCGTGGGCCCGGACACCGGGTGCATCCTCATCGTGCACCCGAGCAACTTCCGGGTCGAGGGGTTCACGGCCTCGGTCCCCGTGCGCGAGCTCGCCGCCCTCGGCGTCCCGGTCGTCCACGACACGGGCAGCGGGCTGCTCCGCCCCCACCCCCTCCTGCCCGACGAGCCCGACGCCGCCACCTCGCTGGCCGACGGTGCCGCGGTCGTCACCTGCAGCGGCGACAAGCTCCTCGGCGGCCCCCAGTCCGGGCTGGTGCTCGGCCGGGCGGAGGTCGTCGAACACCTGCGCCGCCACCCCCTCGCCCGCGCCGTCCGCGCCGACAAGACCACCCTCGCCGGACTGGAGGCCACCCTGCGCGGACCCCGCACCCCCGTCCGGGAGGCCCTCGAGGCCGACCCCGTCGAGCTGCGCGCCCGCAGCGAACGCCTCGCCGACGCCATACGCCACGGGGTGGTCGAGCACGGCGCAGGGCATGTGGTCGAGGTCGTGCCCGCGGACGGGGTCGTGGGTGGCGGGGGAGCTCCCGGTCGGCCCCTGCCCGGCTGGGCCGTCACCCTTCCCGAGGCGTATGCCGCCGCGCTGCGCGGGCTGGCCCGTCCGCTCCTCGCCCGCCTGGACCACGGACGCTGCCTGGTCGACCTGAGGTGCATCGCCGCGGACCGCGACGACGACGTGGCCGAGGCGATCGACCTCGCCGGAGCGCAGCTGGCGGCTGCGCAGCCGACCGCGTAG
- the selD gene encoding selenide, water dikinase SelD has protein sequence MDATAGTPVRLTQHASGGGCACKIPPGELEEVVRGLVGSAPSDHGDLLVGLDDGDDAAVLRVDGRTAVISTADFFTPVVDDAYDFGRIVAANALSDVYAMGGRPVLAVNLVGWPRSVLPLELLREVLRGGLDVAGAAGCAVAGGHSIDDPEPKYGMAVTGLADPALLLRNDAAVAGLPISLTKPIGVGVLNNRHKSTGEVFPHAVASMVALNDVASAAAVAAGAKAATDVTGFGLLGHLWKLLRASGVGAVLDSTAVPVLDGAWESLRDGFVSGGTRRNLDWVRPHLEADVSEEVLLMLADAQTSGGLLVVGEVPGAPVIGHTVAGAPRLRIT, from the coding sequence ATCGACGCGACCGCGGGGACTCCCGTCCGGCTGACGCAGCATGCCTCCGGTGGGGGCTGCGCCTGCAAGATCCCGCCGGGCGAGCTCGAGGAGGTGGTACGTGGGCTGGTGGGTTCCGCGCCCTCCGACCACGGCGACCTGCTCGTGGGGCTCGACGACGGTGACGACGCGGCGGTGCTGCGGGTCGACGGCCGCACCGCCGTCATCAGCACGGCCGACTTCTTCACGCCGGTCGTCGACGACGCCTACGACTTCGGCCGCATCGTCGCGGCGAACGCGCTCTCCGACGTCTACGCCATGGGTGGGCGACCCGTGCTGGCGGTGAACCTCGTCGGCTGGCCCCGGTCCGTCCTCCCGCTGGAGCTGCTCCGCGAGGTGCTGCGGGGTGGGCTCGACGTCGCCGGCGCCGCCGGGTGCGCCGTCGCCGGGGGGCACAGCATCGACGACCCCGAGCCGAAGTACGGGATGGCCGTCACCGGCCTGGCCGACCCGGCCCTGTTGCTGCGCAACGACGCTGCGGTTGCCGGGCTCCCGATCAGCCTGACCAAGCCGATCGGGGTCGGGGTCCTGAACAACCGCCACAAGTCCACCGGTGAGGTGTTCCCCCACGCAGTGGCGTCGATGGTCGCGCTCAACGACGTCGCCTCGGCCGCGGCTGTCGCGGCCGGGGCGAAGGCGGCGACGGACGTGACAGGGTTCGGACTGCTCGGGCACCTGTGGAAGCTGCTGCGGGCCTCCGGGGTGGGGGCGGTGCTCGACTCGACCGCGGTGCCGGTGCTCGACGGTGCGTGGGAGTCGCTGCGGGACGGGTTCGTCAGCGGCGGCACCCGGCGCAACCTCGACTGGGTGCGTCCCCACCTGGAGGCGGACGTCTCAGAGGAGGTGCTGCTCATGCTCGCCGACGCGCAGACCAGCGGCGGCCTGCTCGTGGTCGGCGAGGTCCCCGGTGCGCCGGTGATCGGCCACACCGTCGCCGGAGCCCCACGGCTGCGCATCACCTGA
- a CDS encoding DNA cytosine methyltransferase yields MTPPAFRFIDLFAGVGGFHAALKAYGGECVYAVEIDHAAAASYRRNWAHDPLGDITEDANDERVVVPAHEILAAGFPCQPFSKSGYQQGMDETRGTLYWNILKIIERRKPKVVLLENVRNLAGPRHLHEWQVIIETLQEQGYRVAEQPAIFSPHLLPPERGGRPQVRERVFITATHNPSGIGDDLEVEPVALPSDRIDGFDPKAEWHLEDLLDDTHNIPGCNLTDSERAWIEAWDEWVQTWYEMTDGRKPPGFPIWADSWLDFKQVVGDFKAVPVYRDLMDADPALPKWKAGHLAKNYALYAEHRTWIDRWAQKHKVYTALFPASRRKLEWQAQDTPRLWDTVMHFRPSGIRAKRPTYLPALVAITQTSIVGSRERRLSPRETARLQGLPDWFNFDHQPPAATYRQMGNGVNVGAVWHVLREHVRRDEDILKRTKAGQSILDAVLTAPLSPDETLAQIGPEKG; encoded by the coding sequence ATGACCCCACCAGCCTTCCGGTTCATCGACCTGTTCGCCGGCGTAGGTGGATTCCACGCGGCGCTCAAGGCTTATGGCGGAGAGTGCGTCTACGCCGTGGAGATTGACCATGCGGCCGCCGCAAGCTATCGCCGCAACTGGGCCCACGACCCGCTCGGCGACATCACCGAGGACGCCAACGATGAGCGCGTGGTCGTGCCTGCGCACGAGATCCTTGCGGCTGGCTTTCCCTGCCAGCCGTTCTCCAAGTCCGGCTATCAGCAAGGCATGGACGAGACGCGGGGCACTCTCTACTGGAACATCCTGAAGATCATCGAGAGGCGCAAGCCAAAGGTCGTGCTGCTCGAGAACGTCAGGAATCTAGCCGGACCCCGTCACCTGCACGAGTGGCAGGTGATCATCGAGACGCTCCAGGAGCAGGGCTACCGGGTCGCTGAGCAGCCTGCGATTTTTTCCCCGCATCTGCTGCCACCCGAGCGAGGCGGCCGCCCCCAGGTCCGCGAGCGGGTCTTCATCACAGCCACGCACAACCCCAGCGGTATCGGCGACGACCTCGAGGTGGAACCGGTGGCTCTGCCCAGCGACCGGATCGACGGGTTCGACCCCAAGGCCGAGTGGCACCTCGAGGACCTACTGGACGACACGCACAACATCCCGGGCTGCAACCTCACCGACTCTGAGCGCGCATGGATCGAGGCCTGGGACGAGTGGGTCCAGACCTGGTACGAGATGACCGATGGCCGCAAGCCTCCAGGATTCCCGATCTGGGCCGACTCCTGGCTCGACTTCAAGCAGGTTGTGGGCGACTTCAAGGCTGTGCCGGTCTACCGCGACCTCATGGATGCCGACCCAGCGCTGCCGAAGTGGAAGGCCGGACACTTGGCCAAGAACTATGCGCTCTACGCCGAGCACAGAACGTGGATCGACCGCTGGGCCCAGAAGCACAAGGTGTACACCGCTCTTTTCCCGGCCTCGCGCCGCAAGCTCGAGTGGCAGGCCCAGGACACCCCGCGGCTGTGGGATACGGTCATGCACTTCCGCCCGTCCGGCATCCGGGCCAAACGGCCCACGTACCTCCCCGCGCTGGTGGCGATCACGCAGACGTCGATCGTTGGGTCGCGTGAGCGCCGGCTGTCTCCCCGGGAGACAGCTCGCTTGCAGGGCCTTCCGGACTGGTTCAACTTCGACCATCAGCCTCCAGCAGCTACCTACAGACAGATGGGCAACGGCGTTAACGTCGGCGCGGTCTGGCACGTTCTCCGCGAGCATGTGAGGCGCGACGAGGACATCCTCAAGCGCACCAAAGCCGGGCAGTCGATCCTCGACGCGGTGCTGACCGCCCCGCTGTCTCCGGACGAGACGCTCGCGCAGATTGGTCCGGAGAAGGGCTAA
- a CDS encoding SGNH/GDSL hydrolase family protein translates to MRRTTSVLATTLLAAAAGLGAAVPAVAKVSPPSANPHSIKTSPYVALGDSYASAAGVAPFVVGSPPACSRSTLNFAHDLAAELEPTSFTDVTCSGADTSDFYASQSPGVAPQLDAVTSKTRLVTMTIGGNDEGVFTNSFFGCATISATDVLGNPCERKYGTTFTDAIRTKTYPNVVKALKAVKAKAPAATVVIVGYPEILPEVGRLSCYASMPISMGDVPWLNHEQDVLNEVIAKAAKQTGARFIDMAPSSAGHDACAPVGTRWIEPALGPINAFPVHPNATGEAAMAEQTLLQLGL, encoded by the coding sequence ATGCGCCGCACCACGAGTGTCCTCGCCACCACGTTGCTGGCCGCCGCTGCCGGCCTCGGCGCCGCAGTGCCGGCCGTCGCGAAGGTCAGCCCACCGTCGGCGAACCCGCACTCGATCAAGACCTCTCCGTATGTCGCCCTGGGCGACAGCTATGCGTCGGCGGCCGGAGTGGCACCGTTCGTCGTCGGGTCACCGCCTGCCTGCAGCCGCTCGACGCTGAACTTCGCGCACGACCTGGCCGCAGAGCTCGAGCCGACCTCCTTCACCGATGTCACGTGCAGCGGTGCCGACACGTCCGACTTCTACGCGTCGCAGAGCCCCGGGGTGGCCCCGCAGCTCGACGCGGTCACGTCGAAGACCCGCCTCGTGACGATGACCATCGGCGGCAACGACGAGGGGGTCTTCACCAACTCGTTCTTCGGCTGCGCGACCATCTCGGCGACCGACGTCCTGGGCAACCCGTGCGAGCGGAAGTACGGCACGACCTTCACCGACGCCATCAGGACCAAGACCTACCCGAACGTCGTGAAGGCGCTCAAGGCCGTCAAGGCCAAGGCGCCCGCGGCCACCGTGGTCATCGTCGGCTACCCCGAGATCCTTCCCGAGGTCGGCCGGCTCTCGTGCTACGCCTCGATGCCGATCAGCATGGGTGACGTGCCGTGGCTGAACCACGAGCAGGACGTGCTCAACGAGGTCATCGCCAAGGCGGCGAAGCAGACCGGCGCACGGTTCATCGACATGGCGCCCAGCTCGGCGGGCCACGACGCCTGTGCACCGGTGGGCACGCGGTGGATCGAGCCGGCCCTGGGTCCGATCAACGCTTTCCCCGTCCATCCCAACGCGACGGGTGAGGCAGCGATGGCCGAGCAGACCCTGCTGCAGCTCGGCCTCTGA
- a CDS encoding SRPBCC family protein, with the protein MPRFAHTLSVSAPPSVIFAIVDDFTLTPQWLSRCTGIEKLDAGVNDVGTQLKYHYADGRRTGSMDGEVIAREPDRHFAMKFTDKMMDVTVDFVAASDGVGTTLTHSIDIGTKGFGKVFTPLIKRDLPKQTMDAMTKLKTMAEARATR; encoded by the coding sequence ATGCCCCGCTTCGCGCACACCCTGTCCGTCAGCGCGCCGCCGTCCGTCATCTTCGCGATCGTCGACGACTTCACCCTGACGCCGCAGTGGCTCTCACGCTGCACCGGGATCGAGAAGCTCGATGCCGGCGTCAATGACGTGGGCACCCAGCTGAAGTACCACTACGCCGACGGACGCCGCACCGGCTCGATGGACGGCGAGGTCATCGCCCGTGAGCCCGACCGGCACTTCGCGATGAAGTTCACCGACAAGATGATGGACGTGACGGTGGACTTCGTGGCCGCGTCCGACGGCGTGGGGACGACGCTGACGCACTCGATCGACATCGGCACCAAGGGGTTCGGCAAGGTGTTCACGCCGTTGATCAAGCGTGACCTGCCGAAGCAGACGATGGATGCGATGACCAAGCTCAAGACGATGGCCGAGGCCCGCGCCACGCGGTGA